A window of Hyperolius riggenbachi isolate aHypRig1 chromosome 1, aHypRig1.pri, whole genome shotgun sequence contains these coding sequences:
- the NME5 gene encoding nucleoside diphosphate kinase homolog 5 encodes MSATQQPSPGMSMQPPRIYVERTLALIKPDVLHKAEEIEDIISRSGFHVVRKRKVHLSPEQCSDFYSEQYGKMFFPSLTAYMSSGPIIALELARHNAIATWKELMGPSNSLKAKETHPDSLRAIYGMDDLRNAVHGSYCFSSAEREIRFMFPDETIEPVPVGIAARDYLNLFVNPTLLAGLTELSKQKPADPLTWLADWLLKNNPNRPDVQDESF; translated from the exons ATGAGTGCGACTCAGCAGCCGTCCCCGGGGATGTCCATGCAGCCTCCCAGGATCTATGTGGAGAGAACACTCGCTCTCATCAAGCCAGacgtcctccataaagcagaagaGATTGAAGATATCATCAGCAGAAGCGGATTCCACGTTGTTCGG AAGAGGAAGGTTCACCTGAGCCCCGAGCAATGCAGCGACTTCTATTCAGAGCAATACGGAAAGATGTTCTTCCCCAGCCTGACTGCTTACATGAGCTCCGGGCCAATCATCGCCCTGGAACTGGCCAGGCATAATGCCATCGCCACCTGGAAAGAGCTTATGGGGCCATCCAACAGCCTGAAAGCTAAAGAAACTCACCCTGACAG tctgcgggcaatctacggCATGGACGACCTGCGGAACGCTGTACACGGCAGCTACTGCTTCAGCTCGGCTGAGAGAGAGATCCGCTTCATGTTTCCGGATG AGACCATTGAACCTGTGCCTGTCGGAATCGCAGCTAGAGATTATCTGAACCTTTTTGTTAACCCGACGCTGCTGGCTGGGCTCACTGAACTGAGCAAGCAGAAGCCGGCGGACCCCCTG ACCTGGCTGGCGGACTGGCTTCTGAAAAACAACCCAAACAGGCCGGATGTTCAAGACGAATCTTTCTAA